The Fusarium keratoplasticum isolate Fu6.1 chromosome 8, whole genome shotgun sequence genome includes a region encoding these proteins:
- a CDS encoding Nudix hydrolase domain-containing protein: MTKLLDLVTQIDNAPLNFEADHHPYYRLYLAPDPRPHGYILPDTVSRMPWPADFIVSHDDRSVTLSAPPPGETLTAHANAAFQKAVDGAIDGDLFPILHREHSEPFLVVGARSFVQIERFAAPLFGIATRGAHMTGYARGTDGKIKIWVARRSRHLFSYPGLLDSTVAGGIKASNTPLECILAESVEEACLPVDLVSSKVHAAGAVTLANINERSGLHHSDILYVYDLEIPDDVVPKPGDDEVEEFVLMECGEVVKRMLAGEFKPNVCPVLIDFLVRHGEITAENEEDFAEIQARLRRKIPVPMESDEV; this comes from the exons atgaccaagcttcttgacctcgtcacCCAAATCGACAA TGCCCCGTTGAACTTTGAGGCAGATCACCATCCCTACTACCGCCTCTATCTCGCCCCGGACCCTCGTCCTCATGGCTACATACTCCCCGACACCGTCTCGCGCATGCCGTGGCCCGCAGACTTTATAGTCAGCCACGACGACCGCTCCGTGACGCTGTCGGCGCCGCCTCCCGGAGAGACACTCACAGCGCATGCCAACGCCGCGTTTCAAAAGGCCGTGGACGGTGCCATTGACGGCGACTTGTTTCCCATTTTGCACCGGGAGCACAGCGAGCCTTTCCTTGTCGTCGGAGCTAGGAGTTTTGTTCAGATTGAGCGTTTTGCGGCGCCGTTGTTTGGTATCGCTACTCGTGGTGCTCATATGACGGGCTATGCTCGTGGTACGGATGGTAAGATCAAGATTTGGGTTGCGCGTCGAAGCCGTCATCTCTTTAGTTACCCAGGCCTTCTTGATAGCACCGTCGCGGGCGGTATCAAGGCCAGCAACACGCCCCTCGAATGCATCCTCGCCGAGTCAGTAGAGGAAGCTTGTCTCCCTGTGGACCTTGTGTCGTCAAAGGTCCATGCCGCCGGCGCCGTGACGCTGGCCAACATCAACGAACGCTCGGGATTACACCACTCCGACATCCTCTACGTCTACGACCTCGAGATTCCGGACGATGTGGTCCCGAAGCCGGGAgacgacgaggtcgaggagttTGTGCTGATGGAGTGCGGCGAGGTCGTGAAGCGGATGCTGGCCGGCGAGTTCAAGCCGAATGTGTGTCCGGTGTTAATTGATTTCCTAGTGAGGCATGGAGAGATCACGGCCGAGAATGAAGAGGACTTTGCAGAGATTCAGGCTCGGCTGAGAAGGAAGATTCCTGTGCCGATGGAGTCGGATGAGGTGTAG
- a CDS encoding Utp12 domain-containing protein, translated as MSTKRKASAKVAAPVVRSGARVPNKVTIDESKASIAGPEALQSSQVETIEISSDADSDEDLSDAEVPQQQEEEEEEQQQTTKDLTARLKAAKQKPNGEEEIADSDAEPTSPSFGELLRAENEIIDVPSLLHPSGGAVTQQPTRSALPVPSHQSLTTVLSQALRTDDTDLLESCLHTTDLSTIRNTIERLDSSLAGILLGKLASRLHRRPGRAGNLMTWVQWTLVAHGGALASQPKTIHNLAGLQKVLAERAKGLSSLLALKGKLDMLEGQMDLRRKMSRSAGLHTGGDSDSDSDDEDVIWVEGEDDAARTPARRRGLDGEFDDSDDDLDVPVTNGFIGDSDDEEEESAGEEGDSDAEESLDEDEVNHDDVDESMGEDEESDAEAAAAPPSKVQKTAGGFGKRR; from the coding sequence ATGTCTACAAAGCGCAAAGCTTCGGCCAAGGTGGCCGCTCCCGTCGTGCGATCCGGCGCCCGAGTCCCCAACAAGGTCACCATCGATGAGTCAAAGGCCTCCATCGCCGGCCCCGAAGCCCTCCAGAGCTCCCAAGTCGAGACGATTGAGATCTCCTCCGACGCCGACAGCGACGAAGACCTCTCGGATGCCGAGGTTCCccagcagcaggaggaggaggaagaggagcagcagcagaccACCAAGGACTTGACCGCGCGCCTAAAAGCCGCCAAGCAGAAGCCCAATGGCGAAGAGGAAATCGCAGACTCTGACGCCGAGCCTACATCGCCTTCATTTGGCGAGCTCCTCCGTGCCGAAAACGAGATCATCGATGTTCCCTCGCTGCTGCACCCCTCGGGTGGTGCTGTCACCCAGCAGCCCACGCGCAGCGCTCTTCCCGTACCTTCTCACCAGTCCCTCACCACTGTCCTTTCGCAGGCTCTCCGCACCGACGACACCGATCTCCTCGAGTCCTGCCTGCACACCACCGACCTCAGCACCATCCGCAACACTATCGAGCGACTCGACAGCTCTCTTGCTGGCATTCTCCTCGGCAAGCTGGCCTCCCGCCTGCACCGCCGTCCTGGCCGCGCCGGCAACCTGATGACGTGGGTTCAGTGGACCCTCGTCGCACACGGCGGTGCCCTGGCCTCGCAGCCCAAGACCATTCACAACCTGGCCGGTCTGCAAAAGGTGCTGGCTGAGCGCGCAAAGGGTCTCTCCAGCCTTCTCGccctcaagggcaagctcgACATGCTCGAGGGTCAGATGGATCTGCGCCGCAAGATGTCTCGATCCGCCGGTCTTCACACTGGTGgtgactctgactctgactcggatgatgaggacgtTATCTGGGttgagggtgaggatgatgctgctCGCACTCCCGCCCGGCGGCGTGGTCTTGATGGGGAGTTTGACGACTCggatgatgatcttgatgtTCCCGTGACTAATGGTTTCATCGGCGactctgatgatgaagaggaggaatctGCTGGTGAGGAGGGTGATAGTGATGCTGAGGAGTCTctcgatgaggacgaggtcaACCATGACGATGTGGACGAGTCAAtgggtgaggatgaggagagcgACGCCGAAGCCGCAGCCGCACCGCCGTCCAAGGTTCAGAAGACGGCAGGAGGTTTTGGCAAGCGaagatga
- a CDS encoding Beta-lactamase domain-containing protein, whose product MEKLSFILQEHVAQGQDTTNKLLGAAFVVVNAKDVLFSGSSGRIDFDPSSRPFSTDTFTWMASMTKIITTTCFMQLVERGEIGLDDDVRPRIPELAKMQILRGFDDNDKPILEDNTKPITLRHLLTHTLGLGSDLADPDLMKWSKAVGRTDTVLSWNREGINTPLKFAPGEGWYYGAATDWAGVLLEEITGETLGTYTQKNILEPLGIKDTGFWPEKLPQTADRTTVCTYREGETLKPGPLPPPKEHILESAGAGLYSTANDYATFFRGLLQGRLVKEETLQEMFSPQLNEAQAGILEMIAYNIGGQDAFAPEYPKGAKLNHGIGGVINVENVPGKRRKGSLMWSGMCNSRWWIDREAGIAAALIVNVQPHGDPVVKSLYNELELEVYRCLGIQ is encoded by the exons ATGGAGAAGCTAAGCTTCATCCTACAAGAGCACGTcgctcaagggcaagacaccaccaacaaacTCCTTGGAGCTGCGTTTGTCGTTGTAAATGCAAAAG ATGTCCTCTTCTCTGGCTCTTCCGGGCGTATCGACTTTGACCCCAGCTCAAGACCTTTCAGCACCGATACTTTCACCTGGATGGCCTCCATGACcaagatcatcaccaccacttgTTTCATGCAGCTTGTAGAGCGTGGAGAGATAGGACTAGACGATGATGTTCGGCCTCGCATCCCAgagctcgccaagatgcAAATCCTCCGTGGGTTTGACGACAATGACAAGCCTATTCTCGAAGACAACACAAAACCCATCACACTTCG CCACCTCCTCACCCAcaccctcggcctcggtTCTGACCTCGCAGATCCAGATCTCATGAAGTGGTCCAAAGCTGTCGGCCGCACTGATACAGTCCTCTCCTGGAACCGCGAGGGTATCAATACCCCCCTCAAGTTTGCACCCGGCGAGGGCTGGTATTACGGCGCCGCGACGGACTGGGCCggcgtcctcctcgaggagatcacTGGTGAAACCTTGGGCACCTACACACAGAAGAACATCCTCGAGCCactgggcatcaaggacacAGGATTCTGGCCCGAGAAGCTTCCCCAGACGGCGGACCGCACTACCGTGTGCACATACCGTGAGGGCGAGACACTCAAGCCCGGTCCCCTACCTCCACCGAAGGAACACATCCTCGAAAGTGCCGGCGCAGGCCTGTACTCGACAGCAAACGACTACGCTACCTTCTTCCGGGGGTTACTACAAGGGAGActtgtcaaggaggagactTTGCAGGAGATGTTTTCTCCGCAGCTCAACGAGGCGCAGGCGGGGATTCTGGAGATGATTGCGTACAACATTGGCGGCCAAGATGCTTTCGCTCCTGAATACCCCAAGGGAGCCAAACTCAACCATGGGATTGGAGGTGTCATAAACGTGGAGAATGTGCCAGGGAAGAGACGCAAGGGGAGTTTAATGTGGAGTGGCATGTGCAACAGCAGATGG TGGATTGACAGAGAAGCCGGTATTGCAGCTGCTTTGATCGTCAATGTGCAGCCACATGGCGATCCAGTCGTCAAGAGCCTGTATAACGAGCTCGAGTTGGAGGTTTATCGATGTTTGGGCATACAGTAG